The Trichosurus vulpecula isolate mTriVul1 chromosome 4, mTriVul1.pri, whole genome shotgun sequence genome contains a region encoding:
- the G6PC gene encoding glucose-6-phosphatase, with amino-acid sequence MEAGMNVLHDFGIQSTHYLQVNYKDSKDWFILVSMLADLRNAFYVLFPIWFHVQETVGIKLLWVAVIGDWLNLVFKWILFGQRPYWWVLDTDYYINTSVPVIKQFPITCETGPGSPSGHAMGAAGVYYVIVTSILSLTRGKKKPTLRFRCLHMLLWLGFWTVQLNVCLSRIYLAAHFPHQVVAGVLSGIAVAETFRHIQIIYSASLKKYIAITFFLFSFAIGFYLMLKAMGIDLLWTLEKAKRWCERPEWVHIDTTPFASLLKNLGILFGLGLALNSSMYKESCRGKRKKQLSFRLCCIVASLVVLHLFDAFKPPSQEEMLFYALSFCKSAAVPLTSVSLIPYCFSQILGQSEKKFL; translated from the exons ATGGAGGCAGGGATGAATGTCCTCCATGACTTTGGGATCCAATCGACCCATTACCTCCAAGTAAATTATAAGGACTCCAAGGACTGGTTCATCTTGGTCTCAATGCTTGCAGATCTCAGGAATGCCTTTTATGTCCTCTTTCCCATTTGGTTCCATGTTCAAGAAACTGTAGGCATCAAACTCCTCTGGGTGGCTGTGATTGGAGACTGGCTCAATTTGGTTTTTAAGTG GATTCTTTTTGGACAGCGTCCATACTGGTGGGTATTAGACACTGACTACTACATAAACACATCTGTGCCTGTGATAAAGCAGTTCCCCATCACCTGTGAGACTGGACCAG GTAGTCCTTCAGGCCATGCCATGGGTGCAGCAGGTGTATACTATGTAATTGTTACATCCATCCTCTCCCTTACTCGTGGAAAGAAGAAGCCGACTCTCAGGTTCCG GTGCCTGCACATGCTTCTGTGGTTGGGGTTCTGGACTGTGCAGCTCAATGTCTGCCTGTCCCGAATCTATCTTGCTGCCCATTTCCCTCATCAGGTTGTTGCTGGAGTCCTCTCAG GTATTGCTGTTGCCGAAACTTTCCGACACATCCAGATCATCTACAGTGCCAGTCTCAAGAAGTACATTGCGATCACCTTTTTCCTATTTAGCTTTGCCATTGGATTTTACCTGATGCTGAAGGCGATGGGGATTGACCTCCTATGGACCCTAGAGAAAGCCAAAAGGTGGTGCGAGCGGCCAGAATGGGTCCATATCGACACCACCCCCTTTGCCAGTCTGCTCAAGAACCTCGGGATCCTCTTCGGCCTAGGCCTGGCGCTCAACTCCAGTATGTATAAGGAAAGTTGCAGAGGGAAACGGAAGAAGCAGCTGTCCTTCCGCCTGTGTTGTATCGTGGCCTCGCTGGTCGTCCTGCATCTTTTCGACGCTTTCAAACCCCCATCCCAAGAGGAGATGCTTTTCTACGCACTATCTTTTTGCAAGAGCGCAGCGGTGCCTCTGACGTCGGTTAGCCTTAttccttactgcttctctcaGATCCTGGGCCAGTCCGAGAAGAAATTTTTATAG